Proteins from a single region of Ischnura elegans chromosome 2, ioIscEleg1.1, whole genome shotgun sequence:
- the LOC124153752 gene encoding arylalkylamine N-acetyltransferase 1-like isoform X2: MRTVMAEPSFEIIPVMPEDHDRIMAFLRRTFFVDEPLNIALGLLDGQPKCPEDGRPSCKALEAHCREALSHNLSLMAVDAMNGNVVGVTLNAEATPEGSEDLATEAMLCPDPKFKRILNLMAHIDRECKVFQRFGVKRLLEMRILSVDGEWRGKGMATALIRMTLQQAKELGYPLFRVDCTSAFSAKAMERVGLKKIYTLKYEDYLEEDEGDKFENGIIDTIMARMKKRKPVFKPAPPHAGVSAFVMEIEGN; the protein is encoded by the coding sequence GACCGTAATGGCAGAGCCTTCCTTTGAAATAATCCCAGTCATGCCAGAGGACCATGACAGGATCATGGCCTTCCTCCGGCGGACATTTTTTGTGGATGAACCTCTAAACATTGCCCTAGGTCTGCTGGATGGACAACCGAAATGCCCCGAAGATGGGCGTCCCAGCTGCAAGGCCCTTGAGGCCCACTGCCGGGAGGCCCTGTCCCACAACCTTTCGCTGATGGCCGTGGATGCCATGAATGGAAATGTCGTCGGAGTGACCCTGAATGCTGAGGCAACACCCGAAGGAAGTGAAGACTTAGCCACTGAAGCCATGCTCTGCCCAGACCCCAAGTTCAAGCGTATCCTCAACCTTATGGCACACATTGACAGGGAATGCAAGGTTTTCCAGAGGTTTGGGGTGAAAAGGTTGCTCGAAATGCGGATCCTCTCAGTGGACGGCGAGTGGAGAGGGAAGGGAATGGCGACCGCATTGATAAGGATGACCCTGCAGCAGGCAAAGGAGCTCGGTTACCCTCTTTTCAGGGTTGACTGCACCTCAGCTTTCTCGGCCAAGGCAATGGAGAGGGTAGGACTCAAAAAAATATACACGCTCAAGTACGAGGATTATCTGGAGGAGGACGAAGGGGATAAGTTTGAGAATGGGATAATTGACACAATCATGgcaagaatgaagaagagaaagcCAGTGTTCAAGCCAGCACCACCGCATGCTGGAGTCTCCGCTTTTGTGATGGAGATTGAAGGAAATTGA
- the LOC124153752 gene encoding arylalkylamine N-acetyltransferase 1-like isoform X3 produces the protein MAEPSFEIIPVMPEDHDRIMAFLRRTFFVDEPLNIALGLLDGQPKCPEDGRPSCKALEAHCREALSHNLSLMAVDAMNGNVVGVTLNAEATPEGSEDLATEAMLCPDPKFKRILNLMAHIDRECKVFQRFGVKRLLEMRILSVDGEWRGKGMATALIRMTLQQAKELGYPLFRVDCTSAFSAKAMERVGLKKIYTLKYEDYLEEDEGDKFENGIIDTIMARMKKRKPVFKPAPPHAGVSAFVMEIEGN, from the coding sequence ATGGCAGAGCCTTCCTTTGAAATAATCCCAGTCATGCCAGAGGACCATGACAGGATCATGGCCTTCCTCCGGCGGACATTTTTTGTGGATGAACCTCTAAACATTGCCCTAGGTCTGCTGGATGGACAACCGAAATGCCCCGAAGATGGGCGTCCCAGCTGCAAGGCCCTTGAGGCCCACTGCCGGGAGGCCCTGTCCCACAACCTTTCGCTGATGGCCGTGGATGCCATGAATGGAAATGTCGTCGGAGTGACCCTGAATGCTGAGGCAACACCCGAAGGAAGTGAAGACTTAGCCACTGAAGCCATGCTCTGCCCAGACCCCAAGTTCAAGCGTATCCTCAACCTTATGGCACACATTGACAGGGAATGCAAGGTTTTCCAGAGGTTTGGGGTGAAAAGGTTGCTCGAAATGCGGATCCTCTCAGTGGACGGCGAGTGGAGAGGGAAGGGAATGGCGACCGCATTGATAAGGATGACCCTGCAGCAGGCAAAGGAGCTCGGTTACCCTCTTTTCAGGGTTGACTGCACCTCAGCTTTCTCGGCCAAGGCAATGGAGAGGGTAGGACTCAAAAAAATATACACGCTCAAGTACGAGGATTATCTGGAGGAGGACGAAGGGGATAAGTTTGAGAATGGGATAATTGACACAATCATGgcaagaatgaagaagagaaagcCAGTGTTCAAGCCAGCACCACCGCATGCTGGAGTCTCCGCTTTTGTGATGGAGATTGAAGGAAATTGA